The Flavobacterium faecale genome has a segment encoding these proteins:
- the mtgA gene encoding monofunctional biosynthetic peptidoglycan transglycosylase, with the protein MAAPKSTKKTTKKPIKKDTKTGSNMIKKFFLKLILGFFGISIFFVVLFKFVPVPLTPLMIIRIIENKSSGQDAVFSHDWEPLENISTNLQKAVIASEDGLFLYHNGFDFGAMQKAFKNNGRGRKIKGGSTISQQTAKNVFLWQGRSYLRKGLEAYFTVLIELIWGKERIMEVYLNSIEMGDGIYGAQAATQYWYRKDCTSLTPTQAAGIAAILPSPRKYKATGSSTYINNRKTKIVKVMRTVGELKY; encoded by the coding sequence ATGGCAGCTCCAAAAAGCACAAAAAAAACAACAAAGAAACCCATAAAAAAAGACACTAAAACAGGTTCAAACATGATTAAAAAATTCTTTCTCAAATTAATCCTGGGCTTTTTTGGTATTTCTATATTTTTTGTAGTGCTATTTAAATTTGTACCAGTACCCTTGACTCCATTAATGATTATTCGAATCATAGAAAATAAAAGTTCAGGCCAAGATGCCGTGTTTAGTCATGATTGGGAACCCCTTGAAAATATTTCTACAAACTTACAAAAAGCAGTTATCGCTAGTGAAGACGGACTTTTTTTATACCACAATGGTTTTGATTTTGGCGCCATGCAAAAAGCATTCAAAAACAATGGCCGTGGACGAAAAATAAAAGGAGGCAGCACCATATCTCAGCAGACAGCCAAAAATGTTTTTCTGTGGCAAGGAAGAAGTTATTTACGCAAAGGTCTCGAAGCTTATTTTACAGTGCTTATCGAACTTATTTGGGGTAAAGAACGCATCATGGAAGTCTACCTAAATAGTATCGAAATGGGTGACGGAATCTACGGTGCGCAAGCAGCAACACAATATTGGTACCGAAAAGATTGTACTAGCCTTACGCCTACACAAGCCGCAGGTATTGCAGCGATATTGCCAAGCCCACGCAAATACAAGGCTACGGGATCATCTACCTACATCAACAATCGTAAAACTAAAATTGTGAAAGTGATGCGCACGGTAGGCGAATTAAAATACTAA
- a CDS encoding hybrid sensor histidine kinase/response regulator has protein sequence MGNKNSNLPLKVVLSYLVLVALVVSVGWVLYSENAFYSKIENQSASENQIVLRISKLFSNVYKTESLARKTIQSTDEADFVNYIVQTDSLQIRIDSVKKEIANPYQIKLLDSVTVLLKEKTTNIRKLKAIKNKATDDGSVNSAIKELTELESSLQKLQLHDFTKNPEKMGSYERRVLQSYVDYLNKNIPDDSTNTLTKKASDSILAASKRLLYKVKLEVEKKQQSLSKEEKNLLKNEILISEQLRKVLRVIESEMIGFSIKNNIEKDKSLKKINKIVSYAAGLGLLLTILFSILIANDFSKSQSYKKQLEAANFKTRNLLKSREQLISTVSHDLKTPLSTIVGYAELLGSSELSKKQLYYTDTIKNSSDYITRLVQDLLDFAQIEAGKIAISKEPFDLEETVWETAKNIQAVHQDKNISLEVVVDSRLSRTVVGDVFRIKQILINILGNAYKFTSEGFIRIEAAISEDGNWLLIAITDSGIGIEKGSQKLVFEEFTQANESIEKQFGGTGLGLAISKKISRLLEGDLYLKRSSEEGSCFELKLPLIFGKEIMAKPTALYVPKQQSKMIVVVDDDADLLRLTTEVLRKYYTVMPFSSAIDAIETVKNNSFDMLITDIQMPEMNGFELLEAIFKLENSLYVAQPLIAVTGRADLEDAVYQQAGFTTVVKKPLSPNFLLQTIDALFTNESLPQTKTEIRDIVEKKPLYSLASFELFLNNDRIEIQSVVESFMETTAVNMVLLENAVAAVDHKNIQSVAHKMAPMFKQMEATEIGSILNGLELNGYDEAELLTILKDLKIKVETLFTALKKSFN, from the coding sequence ATGGGTAATAAAAACAGTAATCTTCCTTTAAAAGTAGTTCTTAGCTACTTAGTCCTTGTTGCCTTGGTGGTGAGTGTAGGGTGGGTGTTGTATTCTGAAAATGCTTTTTATTCGAAAATAGAAAATCAAAGCGCTTCAGAAAATCAGATTGTGTTGCGTATTAGTAAGCTTTTTTCGAATGTATATAAAACAGAAAGTCTTGCTCGAAAGACCATTCAGTCCACTGATGAAGCTGATTTCGTTAACTACATCGTTCAGACAGACTCACTTCAAATTCGAATTGATTCGGTTAAAAAAGAGATTGCAAATCCCTACCAAATCAAATTGTTAGACAGTGTAACCGTATTGTTAAAAGAAAAAACAACCAATATCAGGAAACTCAAAGCAATTAAAAACAAAGCTACTGATGATGGATCGGTGAATAGTGCTATAAAAGAATTAACCGAGTTGGAGTCGTCTCTTCAAAAGCTACAACTGCACGATTTTACAAAAAACCCAGAAAAAATGGGCAGTTACGAACGTAGGGTTTTGCAAAGCTATGTTGATTATCTTAACAAAAACATTCCCGACGACAGCACCAATACACTGACCAAAAAAGCATCTGATTCTATTCTTGCTGCTTCAAAACGTTTGCTCTATAAAGTAAAACTAGAGGTGGAGAAGAAACAACAGTCACTAAGTAAGGAAGAGAAAAATTTATTGAAGAACGAAATTTTGATCTCGGAGCAACTTCGAAAAGTTTTGCGGGTAATCGAAAGTGAGATGATTGGATTTTCGATCAAAAACAATATTGAAAAAGATAAGTCGCTTAAGAAAATCAATAAAATAGTTAGTTATGCTGCTGGATTGGGTTTGTTGCTCACCATTTTATTTTCGATATTGATTGCTAATGATTTTTCGAAATCGCAGTCGTATAAAAAACAGTTGGAGGCGGCAAACTTTAAAACAAGAAATTTATTGAAGAGTCGTGAGCAACTTATATCCACAGTAAGCCATGATTTGAAAACTCCTTTAAGTACTATTGTTGGCTATGCCGAACTCTTAGGTAGTTCTGAACTCTCCAAAAAGCAATTGTATTATACCGATACAATCAAAAATTCGTCAGACTACATCACGCGTTTGGTACAGGATTTACTAGATTTTGCTCAGATTGAAGCAGGTAAAATTGCGATTTCAAAAGAGCCGTTCGATCTCGAAGAAACCGTATGGGAGACAGCGAAGAATATTCAAGCGGTGCATCAAGACAAGAATATTTCGCTTGAAGTAGTGGTAGATTCACGATTGAGTAGAACGGTTGTGGGAGATGTTTTTCGAATAAAACAAATTTTAATAAATATTTTGGGTAACGCCTATAAGTTCACGAGCGAGGGTTTTATTCGAATAGAGGCCGCAATTTCTGAAGATGGAAATTGGTTGCTGATTGCCATAACTGATTCCGGAATCGGAATCGAAAAGGGAAGTCAGAAACTTGTTTTTGAAGAGTTCACGCAGGCTAATGAATCGATCGAAAAGCAATTTGGAGGTACAGGTTTGGGATTGGCTATTTCGAAAAAAATTAGTCGTTTGCTAGAAGGTGATTTGTATTTAAAACGAAGTTCAGAGGAGGGGAGTTGTTTTGAACTGAAGCTACCACTGATTTTTGGTAAAGAGATAATGGCGAAACCAACTGCTTTGTATGTGCCGAAACAGCAGTCAAAAATGATTGTAGTGGTAGACGATGATGCCGATTTGCTGCGATTAACCACAGAAGTTTTGAGAAAATACTATACGGTAATGCCTTTTTCGTCTGCCATTGATGCGATAGAAACCGTGAAAAACAATTCGTTTGATATGTTGATAACCGACATACAGATGCCAGAAATGAATGGTTTTGAACTATTGGAAGCTATTTTTAAATTGGAAAACAGTCTCTATGTGGCACAGCCGTTGATTGCTGTTACAGGTCGTGCCGATTTGGAAGATGCAGTGTACCAACAGGCTGGGTTTACGACTGTGGTCAAAAAACCACTCAGTCCAAACTTTCTGTTACAAACAATTGATGCGCTATTTACAAACGAAAGTCTACCTCAAACTAAGACAGAAATTAGAGATATTGTCGAAAAGAAGCCCTTATACTCGCTGGCTTCTTTTGAACTTTTTCTAAATAATGATCGAATAGAAATCCAGAGTGTGGTCGAATCGTTTATGGAAACGACGGCTGTTAATATGGTACTACTCGAAAATGCAGTTGCTGCCGTTGATCATAAGAACATTCAGTCTGTCGCACATAAAATGGCGCCCATGTTCAAGCAAATGGAAGCCACTGAAATAGGAAGTATTTTGAATGGACTTGAATTGAATGGTTATGATGAAGCCGAGTTATTGACCATTTTAAAGGATTTAAAAATAAAAGTAGAAACGTTATTTACAGCTTTAAAAAAATCCTTTAATTAA
- a CDS encoding sigma-54-dependent transcriptional regulator encodes MQKILIIEDDISFCKLLEKFLTKNSFSVTTSFSADEARTLIKKESFDLILTDLRLPDADGIGLLGEFKSAYPTTPVVLMTGYSDVATAVKAIKNGASDYISKPFNPDEVLIVLNNAIKSSAAIEPEKKPAPKAKKPTPSTEYVQGISSESKKLSEHIQLVSPTDMSVLIIGESGTGKEIIAKSIHENSPRKKQNFIAVDCGAIPKELAASEFFGHLKGSFTGAISDKIGYFEAANNGTLFLDEIGNLSYENQIQLLRALQERKIKPVGSNKEINVDIRIITATNEDLREAVKNGDFREDLYHRINEFSIHSPSLTERSADLMLFAEFFLDKANAQLNKEVIGFSKEVVQLFQNYPWPGNLRELQNCVKRSTLLTQGDFIEKNVLPIEFFQKIDNKKDNLSLSQNEKEAIETALIKTQNNKSEAAKLLQITRKTLYNKLKLYDIN; translated from the coding sequence ATGCAGAAGATTTTAATTATCGAAGATGACATATCGTTTTGTAAATTATTAGAAAAATTCTTGACAAAGAATTCCTTCTCTGTTACAACCTCATTTTCTGCAGATGAAGCCAGAACTTTAATAAAAAAAGAGTCCTTTGACCTTATCCTTACCGATTTGCGATTACCTGACGCTGATGGTATTGGCTTACTTGGGGAATTTAAAAGTGCATACCCAACTACCCCAGTAGTCCTCATGACAGGTTATTCAGATGTAGCTACCGCAGTCAAGGCCATCAAAAACGGCGCGAGTGATTACATATCAAAACCCTTCAACCCTGACGAAGTTTTAATTGTACTAAACAACGCCATTAAAAGCAGCGCTGCTATTGAGCCTGAAAAGAAACCTGCTCCAAAAGCGAAAAAACCAACACCTTCTACAGAATATGTACAAGGTATTTCTAGCGAATCAAAAAAATTAAGCGAACACATACAATTGGTAAGTCCTACCGATATGTCTGTTTTAATTATTGGTGAAAGCGGAACGGGTAAAGAAATAATTGCCAAAAGCATACATGAAAATAGTCCACGAAAGAAACAAAATTTCATTGCAGTAGACTGCGGTGCCATTCCAAAAGAACTAGCAGCGAGTGAATTTTTTGGACATCTTAAAGGTTCTTTCACGGGTGCAATTTCCGATAAAATAGGTTATTTTGAAGCTGCCAATAACGGAACACTTTTTTTAGATGAAATAGGAAACCTATCGTATGAAAACCAAATTCAGTTGCTACGTGCTTTGCAAGAGCGAAAAATAAAACCTGTTGGAAGCAACAAAGAGATTAACGTAGACATACGCATTATCACGGCCACGAACGAGGACCTGCGTGAGGCAGTAAAAAACGGCGATTTTAGAGAAGACCTTTATCACCGAATTAATGAATTTTCGATCCACTCGCCATCTTTGACAGAACGTTCGGCTGATTTGATGTTATTTGCAGAGTTTTTCTTAGACAAAGCAAATGCACAATTGAACAAAGAAGTTATCGGTTTTAGCAAAGAGGTCGTTCAACTTTTTCAAAATTATCCATGGCCAGGAAACCTTCGTGAATTACAAAACTGTGTCAAACGTTCCACACTATTGACCCAAGGTGATTTTATAGAGAAAAATGTTTTGCCAATCGAATTTTTCCAAAAAATAGATAACAAAAAGGACAATTTATCCTTATCTCAAAACGAAAAGGAAGCTATTGAAACTGCCCTAATCAAAACACAAAACAACAAATCTGAGGCTGCTAAACTCTTGCAAATTACCCGCAAGACGTTATACAATAAGCTAAAGTTATACGATATTAATTAA